Below is a window of Pyxidicoccus xibeiensis DNA.
AAGCGCGGCATGAGCGCCACCATCAAGGAGCTGCTGATGGCGGCCGAGTACATCGTCGCCCGCGGCAACACCCAGGTCATCCTCTGCGAGCGCGGCATCCGCACCTTCGAGACGATGACGCGCAACACGTTGGACCTGAACGCCGTGCCCATGCTCAAGGCGCTGTCGCACCTGCCCGTCTTCGTGGACCCCTCGCACGGCATCGGCGTGCGCAAGGCGGTGCCGGCGATGATGCGGGCGGCGACGGCGGTGGGGGCGGACGGCATCATCGTCGAGGTGCACCCCGACCCGCCGCGCGCCAAGTCGGACGGCGCGCAGTCGCTGGACTTCTCCGAGTTCGAGAAGTCCATGAACGAGGTCCGCGCCATCGCCCAGGCGATGGGACGCGAAGTCGTGAGACTGGGGTAGGCCATGACGCTCAAAGAAGCGCTGGGCAAGGTGGTAGGCCGGCGCGACCTGACCCGCGAGGAGATGGCCCAGGTGATGGGCCTGATGCTCGCGGGAGAGGCGTCGCCTGCCCAGGTGGGAGCGCTGGCCACGGCGCTCAAGATGAAGGGGGAGACGGAGGACGAAATCCTCGGCGCGGCGGAGGCCATGCGGGCCTGCGCGGCGAAGCTCTCCCCCAGGGCGGAGGTGGTGCTCGACACCTGCGGTACGGGGGGTGATGGGGCGCACACCTTCAACATCTCCACCGCGGTGGCCTTCGTGGCCGCCGGGGCGGGAGTCACCGTCGCGAAGCACGGCAACCGCGCCGTCTCCAGCCGCTGCGGCAGCGCGGACGTGCTGGCGGCGCTCGGCGTGCAGATGGAGCGCCCGCACGAGCGCGTGGCGCGGGACATCGACGAGCACGGGGTGGGCTTCCTCTTCGCGCCCTCGCACCACAGTGCCCTGCGGCACGTGGCGCAGGCGCGGCGGGACATGGGCTTCCACAGCGTGTTCAACCTGCTGGGGCCGCTGACCAACCCGGCCGGTGCGCGCTACCAGCTGCTGGGCACCTTCGACGGCCAGCGCGTGGAGCAGACCGCGCGCGTGCTGGGGCGCCTGGGCAGCCGCCGCGCGTGGGTGGTGCACGGGGACGACGGGCTGGACGAAGTGTCGCCCTGCGCGCCCACCCGGGTGGCGGAGCTGTGCGAGGACGGCACCGTGCGGACCTTCACGGTGAGGCCCGAGGACGCGGGGCTGGAGGTGGTGGGCCGCGAGGCCATCGCCGGCGGCGACGCGGAGGAGAACGCGAAGCGGCTGCGCTCGCTGCTGGAGGGTGAGCGCTCCGGGCTGCGCACGGCGGTGCTGCTCAACGCGGCGGCGGCGCTGGTGGTGGTGGGCCAGGCGGTGGACCTGCGTGACGGCGTGCGGAAGGCGGAGCACGCCATCGACTCGGGCGCGGCGGCGCGCAAGCTGGCGGCGCTCATCCACGGGGCCGTGTCGTGAGTGGCGCACAGCGAGAAGGGCCGGCGTCCTCCGGGACGCTGGACCTCATCATGGCGCGCAAGCGCCGCGAGCTGGCCGAGCGTCCGCCCATGGCGCCACGCCCGCGCCCGGCGCCGCGTGACTTCGCGGGGGCCCTGGTGGCGCGTGTCCCAGGGCGGCCGGTGAGCGTCATCGCGGAGGTGAAGCGCAAGAGTCCCTCGGGCGGCGCCTTTCCCCACCCGGACGTGGTGGCGGTGGCGCGGGCCTACGAGGCCGCGGGGGCCAGCGCCATCAGCGTGCTGACCGACGGGCCCGACTTCGGCGGCGCGCTGGAGGACCTGGTGGCGGTGCGGGCGGCAGTATCAATCCCCGTGCTGCGCAAGGACTTCCTGGTGGCCGCGCGCGAGGTGGAGGAGAGCGCGCTGTGGGGCGCGGACGCGGTGCTGCTCATCGCGGACGCGCTGGAGGACGGCGAGCTGCGGGAGATGGTGGCCGCCGCGCGCGAGGTGCGGGTGGCCGCGCTGGTGGAGGCGCACACGGAGGCGCACGCCGAGCGCGCGCTGGCCGCGGGCGCGGAGCTGGTGGGCATCAACAACCGGAACCTCGCCACGCTGAAGACGGACACGGGCACGGCGCTGCGGGTGATGCCGCGGCTGCGCTCCCGCTCCAAGGCGCTGGTGGCGGAGAGCGGGCTGAAGTCGCTCGCGGACCTGCTGGCGGCGCGTGAAGCGGGCGCTGACTCCGTGCTGGTGGGCGAGTCCCTGCTGCGCGAGGCGGAGCCTGGACGGGCGCTGCGGCGGCTGCTCGGCGTGGAGGTGCCCCCATGAGCGTCCGCGTGAAGGTCTGCGGCGTCACCCGCCTGGACGACGCGAAGGCCACGTGGGACGCGGGCGTGGACGCGCTCGGGCTCAACTTCTATCCGAAGTCTCCGCGTTGCGTGGACGTGGCCACGGCGGCGGCGCTGGCGGCCACGCGTCCTCCGCTGGGCACGGTGGTGGGCGTATTCGTCAACGCGGCACCGGACGACATCCGCGCGAAGGTGCGCGAGTGCGGCCTCACCGCGGTGCAGCTCCATGGAGACGAGCCGCCGGAGGCCTGCTCGGGCTACGGCGTGCCCGTCATCAAGGCGCTGCGGGTGCACGGGCCGGGGGACGTGGCGCGCGCTCGGGCGTATGTGGGCGTG
It encodes the following:
- a CDS encoding phosphoribosylanthranilate isomerase, encoding MSVRVKVCGVTRLDDAKATWDAGVDALGLNFYPKSPRCVDVATAAALAATRPPLGTVVGVFVNAAPDDIRAKVRECGLTAVQLHGDEPPEACSGYGVPVIKALRVHGPGDVARARAYVGVGDVAGLLLDGAAPGYGGGGVGFDWSLVAGLTGIGVPVLVAGGLKPANVAEAVRATRPYGVDVASGVESAPGIKDLDAVRAFVRLAKSINLWE
- the trpD gene encoding anthranilate phosphoribosyltransferase, with product MTLKEALGKVVGRRDLTREEMAQVMGLMLAGEASPAQVGALATALKMKGETEDEILGAAEAMRACAAKLSPRAEVVLDTCGTGGDGAHTFNISTAVAFVAAGAGVTVAKHGNRAVSSRCGSADVLAALGVQMERPHERVARDIDEHGVGFLFAPSHHSALRHVAQARRDMGFHSVFNLLGPLTNPAGARYQLLGTFDGQRVEQTARVLGRLGSRRAWVVHGDDGLDEVSPCAPTRVAELCEDGTVRTFTVRPEDAGLEVVGREAIAGGDAEENAKRLRSLLEGERSGLRTAVLLNAAAALVVVGQAVDLRDGVRKAEHAIDSGAAARKLAALIHGAVS
- a CDS encoding indole-3-glycerol phosphate synthase TrpC produces the protein MARKRRELAERPPMAPRPRPAPRDFAGALVARVPGRPVSVIAEVKRKSPSGGAFPHPDVVAVARAYEAAGASAISVLTDGPDFGGALEDLVAVRAAVSIPVLRKDFLVAAREVEESALWGADAVLLIADALEDGELREMVAAAREVRVAALVEAHTEAHAERALAAGAELVGINNRNLATLKTDTGTALRVMPRLRSRSKALVAESGLKSLADLLAAREAGADSVLVGESLLREAEPGRALRRLLGVEVPP